Proteins from a single region of Streptomyces spectabilis:
- a CDS encoding S1 family peptidase, whose protein sequence is MSQSEWMRGPTGGTLSDSSRQQALGDFLRREEPLANVVGFGHGVKWTDGQPTGEPAVLVFVTQKVPESLLPERDVIPRQMDDGTPTDIIAVGHIAAQRQQRAGVRAENRGRRAYDGDGAIGDQLGGVGQPRLEEPGGLGAFEPQLLKRRMRPCPSGFSVGNVRVTAGTLGSVVYDFLPGASVDPPAAGLGVPAKFYILSNNHVLADSNRAQLGSPVVQPGVFDGGQDPADRIATLERFITIQFAPQIPLDRHNNVVDAALAAVDFQDATREQYFSGAPRAWRRKTNVAVGDRVKKSGRTTNISFGRIISVDATVDVNYGTAGTARFKDQILTTNISAGGDSGSLVTSFDNVALGLLFAGSSTVTVINHIENVRALLRVEMAEQLA, encoded by the coding sequence GTGAGCCAGTCCGAATGGATGCGCGGACCCACCGGCGGCACCCTCAGCGACAGTTCCCGGCAGCAGGCGCTCGGCGACTTCCTGCGCCGCGAGGAGCCGCTCGCGAACGTCGTCGGCTTCGGGCACGGCGTGAAGTGGACCGACGGGCAGCCCACCGGCGAGCCCGCCGTCCTGGTCTTCGTGACCCAGAAGGTACCGGAGTCGCTGCTTCCCGAACGGGATGTGATTCCGCGTCAGATGGACGACGGGACGCCCACCGACATCATCGCCGTCGGCCACATCGCCGCCCAGCGGCAGCAGCGCGCCGGCGTACGGGCCGAGAACCGCGGGCGACGCGCGTACGACGGCGACGGCGCCATCGGCGACCAGCTCGGCGGCGTCGGCCAGCCGCGGCTCGAAGAGCCCGGCGGACTCGGCGCCTTCGAGCCACAGCTGCTCAAGCGCCGGATGCGGCCGTGCCCCTCGGGCTTCTCCGTCGGCAACGTCCGCGTGACCGCGGGCACGCTCGGCAGCGTCGTCTACGACTTCCTGCCCGGCGCCTCCGTCGACCCGCCCGCCGCGGGCCTCGGCGTACCGGCGAAGTTCTACATCCTGTCCAACAACCACGTGCTCGCCGACTCCAACCGGGCCCAGCTCGGCAGCCCCGTCGTCCAGCCCGGCGTCTTCGACGGCGGCCAGGACCCCGCGGACCGCATCGCGACCCTGGAGCGCTTCATCACGATCCAGTTCGCCCCGCAGATCCCGCTCGACCGGCACAACAACGTGGTCGACGCGGCCCTCGCGGCCGTGGACTTCCAGGACGCCACGCGCGAGCAGTACTTCAGCGGGGCGCCGCGCGCCTGGCGGCGCAAGACCAATGTGGCGGTGGGCGACCGCGTGAAGAAGTCCGGCCGCACCACCAACATCAGCTTCGGCCGCATCATCTCCGTCGACGCGACCGTCGACGTCAACTACGGCACGGCGGGCACCGCCCGGTTCAAGGACCAGATCCTCACCACGAACATCTCCGCGGGGGGCGACTCCGGGTCCCTGGTGACGTCCTTCGACAACGTCGCGCTCGGGCTGCTCTTCGCCGGTTCGTCGACCGTCACCGTGATCAACCACATCGAGAACGTCCGCGCGCTGCTGCGCGTCGAGATGGCGGAGCAGCTGGCCTGA
- a CDS encoding SDR family NAD(P)-dependent oxidoreductase, which yields MTVQNTGRRVLISGASRGLGRALARAFADNGDRVAVHFGAREQEARETLDSLAGDGHALVGGDLSDPTGAKDVADRAAAALRGIDVLVNNAAVNLPHPPATTSYEDWAALWQRHTAVNLLATANLSHLAAHRMIGQGTGGRILNVGSRGAFRGEPDHPAYGATKAAVHALGQSLAVALAPHGIAVASVAPGFFATERVAHRLSGAEGEAIRAQSPFGRAGTAEEIAAAVLWLASPAAEWASGTVMDLNGASYLRT from the coding sequence ATGACTGTGCAGAACACCGGCCGCCGCGTGCTGATCAGCGGTGCCTCACGCGGCCTCGGCCGGGCCCTCGCCCGGGCGTTCGCGGACAACGGCGACCGGGTCGCGGTGCACTTCGGCGCCCGTGAGCAGGAGGCGCGCGAGACGCTCGACTCGCTCGCCGGTGACGGGCACGCGCTCGTCGGCGGCGATCTGTCGGACCCCACCGGGGCGAAGGACGTCGCGGACCGCGCGGCCGCGGCGCTCAGGGGCATCGACGTGCTCGTCAACAACGCCGCCGTGAACCTGCCGCACCCGCCCGCCACCACCTCGTACGAGGACTGGGCGGCCCTGTGGCAGCGGCACACCGCCGTCAACCTGCTGGCGACGGCGAACCTCAGCCACCTCGCCGCGCACCGGATGATCGGCCAGGGCACGGGCGGCCGCATCCTCAACGTCGGCTCGCGCGGCGCCTTCCGGGGCGAGCCCGACCACCCCGCGTACGGCGCGACCAAGGCGGCCGTGCACGCGCTCGGCCAGTCCCTCGCGGTGGCGCTCGCCCCGCACGGCATCGCGGTGGCGTCGGTCGCGCCCGGCTTCTTCGCCACCGAGCGCGTCGCGCACCGCCTCAGCGGTGCGGAGGGCGAGGCCATCCGGGCGCAGAGCCCGTTCGGACGCGCGGGCACCGCGGAGGAGATCGCGGCGGCGGTCCTCTGGCTGGCCTCGCCCGCCGCGGAGTGGGCGTCCGGCACGGTGATGGACCTCAACGGCGCCTCGTATCTGCGGACTTGA
- a CDS encoding WD40 repeat domain-containing protein: MNVEQLVRETLQEEAAASGTARGDLADRVLTARRRRNRRGAAGAVAVAAALVAAAVTVPELGDDAEAASPASESITGDVVAHPDQSPPRDMVAAGGTAVSGYFTSRTVKQPGGDELFTRHYTVLDQKAGRYKALDTKWAWVDVAPGMRTAAVLEGELPARRIGMLDLITGKVERWIPVERPVAGVEWSPDGKRLVATAYSKNPDRLIDRSGDHPANGAQPHGSRTGFYLVDAGSGEVGPFRKLRQPPPSTEWSGYDGNPREDVDWSHDGTKLYVEQLKPSNGKSDSRAWYTTSGAKTTAPAGERFGGWSRAGLSPDGKLVASDGDSGGSRLVDPRTGKKVGLVPGMQPLAWADNKRLITIGCDPKKCSGKNEFRNQLLLVTVGSKKAVPLSGFRKASSDYLGRWVPLTAAR; this comes from the coding sequence GTGAACGTGGAACAGCTGGTGCGCGAGACGCTCCAGGAGGAGGCCGCGGCGAGCGGTACGGCGCGGGGCGACCTCGCCGACCGGGTCCTGACCGCCCGGCGGCGCCGCAACCGGCGCGGCGCCGCCGGAGCCGTCGCCGTGGCGGCGGCCCTGGTCGCCGCGGCGGTGACGGTGCCGGAGCTGGGTGACGACGCGGAGGCCGCGAGCCCGGCGAGCGAGTCGATCACCGGGGACGTGGTGGCGCACCCCGACCAGTCCCCGCCGCGTGACATGGTCGCGGCCGGAGGCACCGCCGTGTCGGGGTACTTCACCAGCCGCACGGTCAAACAGCCGGGCGGCGACGAGCTGTTCACCCGCCACTACACCGTCCTCGACCAGAAGGCCGGCCGGTACAAGGCGCTCGACACGAAGTGGGCCTGGGTCGACGTGGCACCCGGAATGCGCACCGCCGCCGTCCTGGAGGGCGAACTGCCCGCCCGGCGCATCGGCATGCTCGACCTCATCACGGGGAAGGTCGAGCGCTGGATCCCCGTCGAGCGCCCGGTCGCGGGCGTCGAATGGTCCCCGGACGGCAAGCGCCTCGTGGCGACCGCCTACAGCAAGAACCCCGACCGGCTCATCGACAGGTCCGGCGACCACCCGGCCAACGGCGCCCAGCCGCACGGCAGCCGCACCGGCTTCTACCTCGTCGACGCGGGCTCGGGCGAGGTCGGACCCTTCCGGAAGCTGCGGCAGCCTCCGCCGTCGACCGAGTGGAGCGGCTACGACGGCAACCCGCGCGAAGACGTCGACTGGAGCCACGACGGCACCAAGCTCTACGTCGAGCAGCTCAAGCCCAGCAACGGAAAGTCCGACAGCCGCGCCTGGTACACCACGTCCGGCGCGAAGACGACCGCGCCCGCAGGCGAGCGGTTCGGGGGCTGGTCCCGGGCCGGTCTCTCGCCCGACGGAAAGCTCGTCGCGTCCGACGGCGACTCCGGCGGATCGAGGCTCGTGGACCCCAGGACCGGCAAGAAGGTCGGCCTCGTGCCCGGCATGCAGCCGCTCGCCTGGGCCGACAACAAACGCCTCATCACCATCGGCTGCGACCCCAAGAAGTGCAGCGGCAAGAACGAGTTCCGCAACCAGCTGCTGCTCGTCACCGTCGGCAGCAAGAAGGCCGTGCCGCTGAGCGGCTTCCGCAAGGCGTCCAGCGACTACCTCGGGCGCTGGGTACCGCTGACCGCCGCCCGCTGA
- a CDS encoding TerD family protein — protein MTPGSNIPLAATRVAVDVSAPVRLDVSGLLLTADGKVRSDDDFIFYNQPTGPGVTYRSGGGSTPDAITVDTGAVPPGIEKIVVTASPDAAGQTFQGVEPTATIRNADDGSVLATFTPPQLGAETALVIVEVYLRNGAWKARAVGQGYANGLAGIATDFGVSVEEPAPAAAPPQPAAPTMAPPSGPPVQGPPPPAAAPQPAAPQAPAAPAAPAPGAGKINLDKGRVSLQKNQTVSLVKGGRPLLSQVKMGLGWEPAFRGKDIDLDASVIAYGPQRNHIDSCYFGKLSILHGSVKHSGDNLTGEGGGDDEVIVVDLGRLPQEVSGLVFTVNSFSGQKFTEVAKAYCRLIDAATGEELVRFDLTNAEAQTGVMMAKLIRQFSGEWEMTAMGDFVKSRTVRGMVKPAAQAL, from the coding sequence ATGACCCCCGGCTCGAACATCCCGCTCGCCGCGACCCGCGTCGCCGTGGACGTCTCCGCCCCCGTGCGGCTAGACGTATCGGGCCTGCTGCTCACCGCCGACGGCAAGGTGCGCTCCGACGACGACTTCATCTTCTACAACCAGCCCACGGGCCCCGGCGTGACGTACCGCTCCGGCGGCGGCAGCACGCCGGACGCGATCACGGTGGACACCGGTGCCGTCCCGCCCGGCATCGAGAAGATCGTCGTCACGGCGAGCCCGGACGCGGCAGGCCAGACCTTCCAGGGCGTCGAGCCCACCGCCACCATCCGCAACGCGGACGACGGCTCGGTGCTCGCCACCTTCACCCCGCCCCAGCTCGGCGCCGAGACGGCCCTGGTCATCGTGGAGGTCTATCTGCGCAACGGCGCCTGGAAGGCCCGCGCGGTCGGCCAGGGCTATGCGAACGGCCTCGCGGGCATCGCGACGGACTTCGGCGTCTCGGTCGAGGAGCCCGCCCCGGCCGCCGCGCCCCCACAGCCCGCCGCGCCGACCATGGCGCCCCCGTCCGGCCCGCCGGTCCAGGGCCCGCCGCCGCCCGCCGCGGCCCCGCAGCCCGCCGCCCCGCAGGCCCCCGCGGCCCCGGCCGCCCCCGCCCCCGGCGCCGGGAAGATCAATCTGGACAAGGGCCGCGTCAGCCTCCAGAAGAACCAGACGGTGTCCCTGGTCAAGGGCGGCCGCCCGCTGCTCTCCCAGGTCAAGATGGGCCTCGGCTGGGAGCCCGCGTTCCGCGGCAAGGACATCGACCTGGACGCCTCGGTCATCGCGTACGGCCCGCAGCGCAACCACATCGACAGCTGCTACTTCGGCAAGCTGTCCATCCTGCACGGCTCCGTCAAGCACTCCGGCGACAACCTCACGGGCGAGGGCGGCGGTGACGACGAGGTGATCGTCGTGGACCTCGGCCGTCTCCCCCAGGAGGTCAGCGGCCTGGTCTTCACCGTGAACTCCTTCTCGGGCCAGAAGTTCACGGAGGTCGCCAAGGCCTACTGCCGCCTCATCGACGCGGCCACCGGCGAGGAGCTGGTCCGCTTCGACCTGACGAACGCGGAGGCGCAGACCGGCGTCATGATGGCCAAGCTCATCCGCCAGTTCTCCGGCGAGTGGGAGATGACCGCCATGGGCGACTTCGTCAAGTCCCGCACGGTCCGTGGCATGGTGAAGCCCGCCGCACAGGCCCTGTAG
- a CDS encoding SGNH/GDSL hydrolase family protein: MTSHPYARYVAVGDSRTEGLGDGDEHRGYRGWADRLAEILAVGHPDFSYANLAVRGRVTEQVRDDQLPSALALKPDLATVVAGVDDLVGPGYDAARTARAMEEMFAELTGAGACVATVTIPDIGRIAPLARRAQPRVMDLNARIRAAADRHGVVVLDLFPMRITADPRLWSRDRMHASPLGHALIAEGVADALGVPGYAHWARPLPPLAPVSALGGAAQEVRWLAGAAGPWVRRRARRWRVPRNDGHTAKRPGLDVVTLTERA; the protein is encoded by the coding sequence ATGACCTCGCATCCGTACGCGCGGTACGTCGCCGTCGGAGACAGCCGTACCGAAGGGCTCGGCGACGGTGACGAACACCGTGGCTACCGCGGCTGGGCCGACCGGCTCGCGGAGATCCTCGCCGTCGGCCACCCGGACTTCTCGTACGCCAACCTCGCGGTGCGCGGCCGCGTCACGGAGCAGGTGAGGGACGACCAGCTCCCGTCCGCCCTGGCCCTGAAGCCGGACCTCGCGACCGTCGTGGCCGGGGTCGACGATCTGGTCGGCCCTGGCTACGACGCGGCCCGCACGGCACGCGCCATGGAGGAGATGTTCGCCGAACTCACCGGGGCGGGCGCGTGCGTGGCCACCGTGACCATCCCCGACATCGGCCGCATCGCCCCGCTCGCGCGCCGCGCGCAGCCCCGCGTGATGGACCTCAACGCCCGCATCCGGGCGGCCGCCGACCGGCACGGCGTCGTCGTGCTCGACCTGTTCCCCATGCGGATCACGGCCGACCCGCGGCTGTGGAGCCGCGACCGGATGCACGCGAGCCCGCTCGGCCACGCCCTGATCGCCGAGGGCGTCGCCGACGCGCTCGGCGTCCCCGGGTACGCGCACTGGGCCCGCCCGCTGCCGCCGCTCGCCCCGGTCTCCGCGCTCGGCGGCGCGGCCCAGGAGGTGCGGTGGCTGGCCGGGGCGGCGGGGCCCTGGGTGCGGCGGCGGGCCCGGCGGTGGCGCGTGCCGCGGAACGACGGACACACCGCGAAGCGGCCGGGGCTCGACGTGGTGACGCTGACGGAACGGGCTTGA
- a CDS encoding carbohydrate ABC transporter permease has product MNTVRAKRLGLGLTAWLAGIVFFLPIAWMALTSFHSEEDAATNPPSLAASLTLDGYREFFGADGGASPWPSLINSLVASTASTLLVLVLALPAAYALSVRRVRKWTDVLFFFLSTKMLPVVAGLLPIYLFAKNTGLLDNIWLLVLLYTSMNLPIAVWMMQSFLSEVPVAVIEAAHVDGARLPTILTRIVAPIALPGIAATALICFIFSWNELLFARVLTGVVAQTAPVFLTGFITSQGLFLAKVCAASLVISLPVLAAGFAAQDKLVQGLSLGAVK; this is encoded by the coding sequence ATGAACACCGTAAGGGCGAAGCGGCTCGGCCTGGGCCTGACGGCCTGGCTGGCCGGGATCGTGTTCTTCCTGCCGATCGCCTGGATGGCCCTGACGTCCTTCCACTCCGAGGAGGACGCGGCGACCAATCCGCCCTCGCTCGCCGCGTCGCTCACCCTGGACGGCTACCGCGAGTTCTTCGGCGCGGACGGCGGCGCGAGCCCCTGGCCCTCGCTGATCAACTCCCTGGTGGCGTCGACGGCGTCCACCCTGCTCGTCCTGGTCCTGGCGCTGCCCGCCGCGTACGCGCTGTCCGTCCGCCGGGTGCGCAAGTGGACCGACGTCCTGTTCTTCTTCCTCTCCACGAAGATGCTGCCGGTGGTGGCGGGCCTGCTGCCGATCTACCTCTTCGCGAAGAACACCGGCCTCCTCGACAACATCTGGCTCCTGGTCCTCCTCTACACCTCGATGAACCTGCCGATCGCCGTCTGGATGATGCAGTCGTTCCTGTCCGAGGTGCCGGTCGCCGTCATCGAGGCCGCCCATGTGGACGGCGCGCGGCTGCCCACGATCCTCACCCGCATCGTCGCGCCCATCGCCCTGCCCGGCATCGCCGCGACCGCCCTGATCTGCTTCATCTTCAGCTGGAACGAACTGCTCTTCGCCCGGGTGCTCACCGGCGTCGTCGCCCAGACCGCACCCGTGTTCCTGACCGGCTTCATCACCAGCCAGGGCCTGTTCCTGGCCAAGGTGTGCGCCGCGTCGCTCGTCATCTCCCTGCCGGTGCTCGCCGCGGGGTTCGCCGCCCAGGACAAACTGGTCCAGGGCCTGTCGTTGGGAGCCGTCAAGTGA
- a CDS encoding zinc-dependent alcohol dehydrogenase family protein, whose product MKAAIIESVGTAVVGEVPDPTPGPRDVVVEVAACGLCGTDLHILQGEFAPTLPVVPGHEFAGTVVAVGTAVTEVRTGDRVAVDPSLYCYECRYCRTGHNNLCERWAAIGVTRAGGAAQYAVAPVANCVRLPEHVRTEDAALIEPLSCAVRGYDVLRARLGAHVLIYGSGTMGLMMLELAKRTGAASVDVVDLNPDRLATAEQLGVTGAAAHADELDRPRRWDVVVDATGNAAAIQDGLGRVAKAGTFLQFGVADYDTRVTIDPYRIYNQEITITGSMAVLHSYERAAELFANGVLDPDVFISDRLPLTEYPQALARFAAGEGRKIVVLP is encoded by the coding sequence GTGAAGGCCGCCATCATCGAGTCCGTCGGCACCGCGGTGGTCGGCGAGGTGCCCGACCCCACGCCCGGGCCGCGCGACGTCGTCGTCGAAGTCGCCGCGTGCGGCCTGTGCGGGACCGATCTGCACATCCTCCAGGGCGAGTTCGCGCCGACGCTGCCCGTCGTGCCGGGGCACGAGTTCGCGGGCACGGTGGTGGCGGTCGGCACCGCCGTCACCGAGGTGCGGACGGGCGACCGCGTCGCCGTCGACCCCTCCCTCTACTGCTACGAGTGCCGCTACTGCCGCACCGGCCACAACAACCTGTGCGAGCGGTGGGCGGCGATCGGCGTCACCCGGGCCGGGGGCGCCGCCCAGTACGCGGTGGCTCCCGTCGCCAACTGCGTACGGCTTCCCGAGCACGTGCGCACCGAGGACGCGGCGCTCATCGAGCCCCTCTCCTGCGCGGTGCGCGGCTACGACGTGCTGCGCGCGCGGCTCGGAGCGCACGTGCTGATCTACGGGTCCGGGACCATGGGCCTGATGATGCTGGAGCTGGCCAAGCGGACGGGCGCGGCGAGCGTGGACGTCGTCGACCTCAACCCCGACCGGCTCGCCACCGCCGAGCAGCTCGGTGTCACGGGGGCGGCCGCGCACGCCGACGAGCTCGACCGGCCGCGGCGGTGGGACGTCGTCGTCGACGCCACGGGGAACGCGGCGGCGATCCAGGACGGCCTGGGGAGGGTGGCCAAGGCCGGCACCTTCCTCCAGTTCGGGGTGGCGGACTACGACACGCGCGTGACGATCGACCCCTACCGCATCTACAACCAGGAGATCACCATCACGGGCTCCATGGCCGTCCTGCACAGCTACGAGCGCGCCGCGGAACTCTTCGCGAACGGAGTGCTCGACCCTGACGTCTTCATCAGCGACCGCCTGCCCCTGACGGAATACCCGCAGGCCCTGGCCAGGTTCGCCGCGGGCGAGGGCCGGAAGATCGTGGTGCTTCCCTAG
- a CDS encoding alkaline phosphatase PhoX, translating to MSSLTRRDFARRSALTGAGVALVGSVGALATAPGALAAPDLDAADAHGHGGPGYGPLLPDPKGLLALPAGFSYRVLTYSGRTKLETGEFTPSNHDGTATFDGPRGVTLLVNNHELSGARTKWKHPVPLTEGLVYDPAASGGCTVVEHRRGGQVAEWVGVAGTSTNCAGGSTPWGTWLTCEETEDKAGQNGMTKDHGYVFEVDPYDRRANRAPKPLKALGRYAHEAVVVDPKRGHLYLTEDASGPNGLFYRWTPPHGFKHGRGKLRALADDAGVLKAPKCFDSGGRFVDDLSRATRIGTVYGVDWVEVPDRDARTVPVRKQFTTGAVTRARKLEGMWWGDGGAYIVSSYAREESPGAQHDGQVWFYHPGRRTLTLKVLLGVNQDPGKDGAFDGPDNITVSPYGGLVIAEDGDGIQHLFGATDRGRTYPIARNELNEGTPEKPAYSEFTGVTFSPDGRTLYANIQTPGIMLAITGPWRRQRP from the coding sequence ATGTCGTCGCTCACCCGCAGGGACTTCGCCAGACGATCCGCGCTCACCGGGGCGGGCGTCGCGCTCGTCGGCAGCGTCGGCGCGCTCGCCACCGCGCCCGGCGCCCTCGCCGCACCGGACCTCGACGCGGCCGACGCGCACGGCCACGGCGGGCCCGGCTACGGCCCGCTCCTGCCCGACCCGAAGGGCCTGCTCGCCCTGCCCGCCGGATTCTCCTACCGCGTCCTCACGTACAGCGGCAGGACCAAGCTGGAGACGGGCGAGTTCACGCCCTCCAACCACGACGGCACCGCGACCTTCGACGGGCCGCGCGGGGTGACGCTGCTCGTCAACAACCACGAGCTGAGCGGCGCCCGCACCAAGTGGAAGCACCCGGTCCCGCTGACCGAGGGCCTCGTCTACGACCCGGCGGCCTCCGGCGGCTGCACCGTCGTCGAGCACCGGCGCGGCGGCCAGGTCGCCGAGTGGGTCGGCGTCGCGGGCACCAGCACCAACTGCGCGGGCGGGTCCACCCCCTGGGGCACCTGGCTGACCTGCGAGGAGACCGAGGACAAGGCCGGCCAGAACGGCATGACCAAGGACCACGGCTACGTCTTCGAGGTCGACCCCTACGACCGGCGCGCCAACCGCGCCCCCAAGCCCCTCAAGGCCCTGGGCCGCTACGCCCACGAGGCCGTCGTCGTCGACCCCAAGCGCGGCCACCTGTACCTCACGGAGGACGCCTCGGGGCCCAACGGCCTGTTCTACCGCTGGACCCCGCCGCACGGCTTCAAGCACGGCCGCGGCAAGCTGCGCGCCCTCGCCGACGACGCGGGCGTCCTGAAGGCGCCCAAGTGCTTCGACTCCGGCGGCCGGTTCGTCGACGACCTGTCCCGGGCCACGCGGATCGGCACCGTCTACGGCGTCGACTGGGTGGAGGTCCCCGATCGCGACGCCCGCACGGTCCCGGTCCGCAAGCAGTTCACCACCGGCGCCGTCACCCGCGCCCGCAAGCTCGAAGGCATGTGGTGGGGCGACGGCGGCGCGTACATCGTCTCCTCCTACGCCCGCGAGGAGAGCCCCGGCGCGCAGCACGACGGGCAGGTGTGGTTCTACCACCCGGGCCGCCGCACCCTGACCCTGAAGGTGCTGCTGGGCGTGAACCAGGACCCGGGCAAGGACGGCGCCTTCGACGGCCCGGACAACATCACCGTCTCGCCGTACGGCGGACTGGTCATCGCCGAGGACGGCGACGGGATCCAGCACCTGTTCGGCGCCACGGACCGCGGCCGCACCTACCCGATCGCCCGCAACGAACTCAACGAGGGCACGCCGGAGAAGCCCGCCTACAGCGAGTTCACCGGCGTCACCTTCTCGCCGGACGGCAGGACGCTGTACGCCAACATCCAGACGCCCGGCATCATGCTCGCGATCACCGGACCGTGGCGGCGCCAGCGCCCCTGA
- a CDS encoding endonuclease/exonuclease/phosphatase family protein, giving the protein MARSAAVSTVVATALAAGLLAATSSAASSTAAPDAGEVRVHDIQGTTRLSPLAGQQVADVPGIVTGVRAYGSKGFWIQDPKADGDRATSEGVFVYTGANPTVKTGDAVRVSGTVTEYVPGGAGSGNQSLTQITKPTVTVESSGNELPAPVTINAKSVPSAYAPAGDPADGNSVNKLPLRPRSYALDLYESLEGMNVRVGSSRVVGASDPYNELWVTVKPHENTTRRGGARYGSYEAQNTGRLQIQQLAPVSEQPFPKADVGDVLTGVTEGPLDFNQFGGYTLTARSLGKVVGKGLERERTRPQRERELAVATYNVENLDPGDPQAKFDALAQAVVTNLASPDILALEEIQDNNGAKNDGTVAADQTLTKFTDAIAAAGGPRYAWRSVDPENNKDGGEPGGNIRQVFLYNPERVSFTDRDGGDATTATDVVRRGKRAALTHSPGRIDPANAAWTNSRKPLAGEFTFRGRTVFVVANHFASKGGDESLTSHHQPPSRSSEVQRVKQAEAVNAFARKVRAVERNADVVVLGDINDFEFSPATRALEAGGALRAGIKSLPRAERYSYVYQGNSQVLDQILVSPGVGRFAYDSVHINAEFSAQNSDHDPQIVRFKP; this is encoded by the coding sequence ATGGCCAGATCCGCCGCCGTCAGCACGGTCGTCGCCACCGCCCTCGCGGCCGGTCTGCTCGCCGCGACCAGCTCGGCGGCCTCCTCGACGGCCGCGCCGGACGCCGGCGAGGTGCGCGTGCACGACATCCAGGGCACCACGCGCCTCTCACCGCTCGCGGGGCAGCAGGTCGCCGACGTGCCGGGCATCGTCACCGGAGTACGGGCGTACGGCTCGAAGGGCTTCTGGATCCAGGACCCGAAGGCGGACGGCGACCGCGCCACCAGCGAGGGCGTCTTCGTCTACACCGGCGCGAACCCGACCGTGAAGACGGGCGACGCGGTCCGTGTCTCCGGCACGGTCACCGAGTACGTGCCCGGCGGCGCGGGCTCCGGCAACCAGTCCCTCACGCAGATCACCAAGCCGACCGTGACCGTCGAGTCGTCCGGCAACGAGCTGCCCGCCCCGGTCACGATCAACGCCAAGTCGGTGCCGTCCGCGTACGCGCCCGCGGGCGACCCGGCCGACGGCAACAGCGTCAACAAGCTGCCGCTGCGGCCCCGCTCGTACGCCCTGGACCTCTACGAGTCCCTGGAAGGCATGAACGTACGCGTCGGCTCCTCGCGCGTGGTCGGCGCGAGCGACCCGTACAACGAGCTGTGGGTGACCGTGAAACCGCACGAGAACACCACCCGGCGCGGGGGCGCGCGCTACGGCTCGTACGAGGCGCAGAACACCGGGCGGCTCCAGATCCAGCAGCTGGCGCCGGTCTCCGAGCAGCCGTTCCCGAAGGCGGACGTCGGGGACGTCCTGACCGGGGTCACCGAGGGCCCGCTGGACTTCAACCAGTTCGGCGGGTACACGCTCACCGCGCGCTCCCTCGGCAAGGTCGTGGGCAAGGGCCTGGAGCGGGAGCGGACCCGGCCGCAGCGCGAGCGCGAGCTGGCCGTGGCCACGTACAACGTGGAGAACCTGGACCCGGGCGACCCGCAGGCCAAGTTCGACGCGCTCGCGCAGGCCGTCGTCACCAACCTCGCCTCGCCCGACATCCTGGCCCTGGAGGAGATCCAGGACAACAACGGCGCGAAGAACGACGGCACGGTGGCCGCCGACCAGACGCTGACGAAGTTCACGGACGCCATCGCCGCGGCGGGCGGCCCGCGCTACGCGTGGCGCTCGGTCGACCCGGAGAACAACAAGGACGGCGGCGAGCCCGGCGGCAACATCCGCCAGGTGTTCCTCTACAACCCCGAGCGCGTGTCGTTCACCGACCGCGACGGCGGCGACGCGACCACGGCGACGGACGTCGTGCGCCGGGGCAAGCGCGCGGCCCTCACCCACTCGCCCGGCCGGATCGACCCGGCGAACGCGGCGTGGACCAACAGCCGCAAGCCGCTCGCGGGCGAGTTCACCTTCCGCGGCAGGACCGTCTTCGTGGTCGCCAACCACTTCGCGTCCAAGGGCGGCGACGAGTCCCTGACCTCCCACCACCAGCCGCCGTCCCGCTCCTCCGAGGTCCAGCGGGTGAAGCAGGCCGAGGCGGTCAACGCCTTCGCGCGCAAGGTCCGCGCGGTCGAGCGGAACGCGGACGTCGTGGTCCTCGGCGACATCAACGACTTCGAGTTCTCCCCGGCCACCCGGGCCCTGGAGGCGGGCGGCGCGCTGCGCGCGGGCATCAAGTCCCTGCCGCGCGCCGAGCGCTACTCCTACGTCTACCAGGGCAACTCCCAGGTCCTCGACCAGATCCTGGTGAGCCCCGGCGTCGGCCGCTTCGCCTACGACAGCGTCCACATCAACGCCGAGTTCAGCGCCCAGAACAGCGACCACGACCCGCAGATCGTCCGCTTCAAGCCGTAG